The proteins below come from a single Bryobacter aggregatus MPL3 genomic window:
- a CDS encoding M56 family metallopeptidase translates to MNLYELTPFASHLWQSSLFTLACALLNWTLRRHRASLRHSIWLVASAKFLVPFSLFVQLGHLWQWRSSTSTIAPPVFEVAEQLSQPFTMSFDPGFGFRPHTSHYTSMLAVVWLCGFLVLLARWLRHGWQMHQIERNARPLPIETPIPVLAGDSSYEPGVFGIFRPVLLIPEGIAARLSAAQLNAIIAHELCHVRRRDNLAAAFHMLVSALFWFHPLVWWIGSRLVAERENACDEEVLDQGQSPLVYAESILNVCKFYLESPIPCASGVTGADLKKRIETIMTRRHFSQLSLARKLFVVGAATAALCTPVLIGIATAPQVQAQDAVSPTFDVVSIKPSDPNGRGTMFRVVPGGGLNIVGAPVRELIMFGYGVRQYQISGGPGWVGTERFDVTAKGSADPNAPSDPRQLNEEQRQALQLLLRKRIQALLAERFQLQMTEETKELPVYHLVEAKGGAKLKVSDSASSAENRSIRMQRGMLTVASISLTETTTALSNIVGRPVIDKTGKAGLFDLKLEWTPEGGPGIPGGPGGPGGAEPPPPADAAGPTIFTALQEQWGLKLESAKGPVVTYRIDSVQKPSAN, encoded by the coding sequence ATGAATCTCTACGAACTGACTCCTTTTGCAAGCCACCTCTGGCAGTCCAGCTTGTTCACACTAGCTTGTGCCTTACTGAACTGGACTCTGCGCCGCCACCGGGCTTCGCTGCGCCATTCGATCTGGCTGGTCGCCTCGGCGAAGTTCCTCGTGCCGTTCTCCCTCTTTGTCCAACTCGGGCATCTCTGGCAATGGCGCAGCAGTACATCGACAATTGCCCCTCCCGTCTTCGAGGTGGCCGAGCAACTCAGCCAACCCTTTACGATGAGTTTTGATCCGGGCTTCGGGTTCCGGCCGCATACCAGTCACTACACCTCGATGCTGGCTGTGGTCTGGCTCTGCGGCTTTCTGGTCCTGCTTGCGCGCTGGTTGCGCCACGGATGGCAGATGCACCAGATCGAGCGCAACGCGCGTCCGCTGCCCATCGAGACGCCCATCCCCGTTCTTGCTGGCGATTCGAGTTACGAGCCCGGTGTCTTTGGTATCTTCCGCCCTGTCCTGCTGATCCCCGAAGGTATCGCCGCCCGCCTCAGCGCTGCGCAACTCAACGCGATCATTGCTCACGAGCTATGCCATGTGCGGCGTCGCGACAATCTTGCTGCCGCCTTCCATATGTTGGTAAGCGCCCTCTTCTGGTTCCACCCGCTTGTTTGGTGGATCGGCTCGAGGCTGGTGGCAGAGCGCGAGAACGCCTGTGACGAAGAAGTGCTGGACCAGGGCCAATCGCCGCTGGTCTACGCCGAAAGCATCCTCAATGTTTGCAAGTTCTATCTGGAATCCCCCATCCCCTGCGCCTCAGGAGTCACCGGCGCTGATCTGAAGAAACGAATCGAGACTATCATGACCCGTCGTCATTTTTCGCAACTCTCCCTGGCCCGCAAGCTGTTTGTTGTTGGTGCCGCCACTGCCGCCCTCTGTACACCGGTGCTCATCGGCATCGCCACTGCGCCTCAAGTTCAGGCTCAGGATGCAGTCTCTCCCACCTTTGACGTCGTATCGATCAAGCCATCAGATCCGAATGGCCGGGGCACCATGTTCCGAGTCGTGCCCGGTGGCGGACTGAACATCGTCGGCGCACCCGTGCGGGAGTTGATCATGTTCGGCTACGGCGTCCGGCAGTACCAGATCTCGGGTGGCCCAGGCTGGGTTGGGACGGAACGCTTTGATGTGACGGCAAAAGGCAGTGCCGATCCGAACGCGCCGTCCGACCCGCGGCAGTTGAACGAAGAACAGCGTCAGGCTTTGCAGCTTCTGCTTCGGAAGCGCATCCAGGCCCTGCTCGCCGAGCGCTTCCAACTGCAGATGACTGAGGAGACCAAAGAGCTTCCTGTCTATCATCTGGTCGAAGCCAAGGGCGGCGCGAAGTTGAAAGTTTCTGATTCTGCTTCTAGTGCCGAGAACCGTTCCATCCGGATGCAACGAGGCATGTTGACCGTGGCGAGTATCTCTCTGACAGAAACGACGACCGCACTCTCTAACATCGTGGGGAGACCGGTGATCGATAAGACCGGCAAAGCAGGACTTTTCGACCTGAAGCTCGAGTGGACGCCCGAAGGGGGCCCCGGTATCCCGGGCGGTCCCGGAGGTCCTGGGGGCGCTGAGCCTCCGCCGCCCGCCGACGCCGCCGGACCCACCATCTTCACCGCACTGCAGGAACAGTGGGGTCTGAAGCTCGAATCGGCGAAGGGACCTGTGGTCACCTATCGCATCGATAGTGTCCAGAAGCCGTCCGCAAACTAG
- a CDS encoding BlaI/MecI/CopY family transcriptional regulator — protein MPQPKLSKLEMQIMDVLWSRGALPIREIQEAFPAKNRPAYTTIQTTVYRLEEKKALKRVNKVLNAHVFEAVITRQAAQGRLIDELLSLFGGRTQPVMAHLVETGKLTLDDVQETEELLKKLAKENPQ, from the coding sequence ATGCCGCAACCGAAACTATCAAAACTTGAAATGCAAATCATGGACGTGCTCTGGAGTCGCGGCGCGCTGCCGATTCGCGAAATCCAGGAGGCCTTCCCGGCGAAGAATCGTCCCGCCTACACCACCATCCAGACCACCGTCTATCGTCTCGAAGAGAAGAAGGCGCTCAAGCGAGTGAACAAGGTGCTGAATGCTCATGTCTTTGAGGCGGTCATCACACGTCAGGCGGCGCAGGGCCGGCTGATCGACGAGTTGCTGAGCCTGTTCGGCGGCCGTACGCAACCGGTGATGGCCCATCTGGTGGAGACTGGCAAACTCACGCTCGACGATGTGCAGGAGACAGAAGAGCTCCTCAAAAAACTGGCGAAAGAGAATCCCCAATGA
- a CDS encoding carboxypeptidase regulatory-like domain-containing protein, which yields MRFFLCLWCLGLVCLAEQKGQVRFSGLPVPGVTITATRGQAQFSTVTDLSGNYSFPTLAEGEWKLELTMLGFAKLERSLSSNESQSWDLQVLKLEEMKAQAAAPPPKPAEIISEVAKPEPKPSAAFANLDAAELAQRAADALLINGTANNGAASPFSQSMAFGNNRRGPQSLYSGSLGMIFDHSVLDARPYSLTGQDTPRPDFSRMQGLASFGGPLRIPRLLPRNGPNLTLTYQWTRNKNVSTQSSLVPTLDQRNGIFTTPVLDPTTGLPFINNTVPMNRISPQAKALLQLYPLPNFDNTGRYNFQTALVGATHQDNLQARGTQSINRKNQLAGNAAWQSTRSDSTSLFGFNDTTSISGLNLGLNWIHTFRPRLYSVVGVQYSSLRTENTPFFSNRTNVSGAAGILGNNQDPVNWGPPALTFAGGIAALSDGIYALNRNRTSGLSGELGWSRGRHNLAFGGSFRQQQFNILSQEDPRGSFAFTGASDFAGFLLGVPATSAIAFGNADKYLRSKLFDAFVRDDFRVNPGLTLNLGLRWDYSTPISEIYGRLVNLQLSPDFRSATPTLGNGLLRPDRKNISPRLGLAWRPFAASSTVIRAGYGIYYDTSVYQLIATQMAQQSPLSYSLRVANSAETPLTLRSGFLASAATTRNTFAVDPNFRIGSAQNWFLTVQRDLPGSLVMIASYLGSKGSHAQQQVLPNTAPDGATDPCPTCPAGFAYLSSNGGSNRNAAQLELRRRLRAGFTATMQYTYSKSIDNAALGGRNQGGSLIAQNWLDLGAERAKSNFDQRHLFNLTGQYTSGMGKSGLMSGWRGRLLKEWTLGQQLIVGSGLPLTPVYFRAVQGTGVTGSIRPDYTGADVSAAPSGLFLNPAAYVAPAPGRWGNAGRNSITGPSQFSWNASLGRTFRLRGDRISLDGRMDATNLLNHPVFPSWNTITTSSQFGLPNPANPMRSIQTTMRLRF from the coding sequence ATGCGATTCTTCCTTTGCCTCTGGTGCCTGGGCCTCGTGTGTCTGGCGGAACAGAAAGGGCAGGTCCGCTTCTCAGGCCTGCCTGTGCCGGGCGTCACGATCACTGCCACGCGGGGACAAGCGCAGTTCTCTACTGTGACCGATCTCAGTGGCAATTACTCCTTCCCTACGCTAGCCGAAGGCGAGTGGAAGCTGGAGCTGACGATGTTGGGCTTCGCGAAGTTGGAGCGAAGCCTAAGCAGCAACGAAAGCCAATCCTGGGACTTACAGGTATTGAAGCTCGAGGAGATGAAGGCGCAGGCGGCCGCGCCGCCTCCCAAGCCCGCCGAGATCATCAGCGAAGTCGCGAAGCCCGAGCCGAAACCCAGTGCGGCCTTTGCAAATCTTGATGCCGCCGAATTAGCCCAACGCGCCGCTGACGCTTTGCTGATCAATGGCACGGCAAACAATGGCGCCGCCTCGCCCTTCAGCCAGAGCATGGCCTTTGGCAACAACCGGCGTGGGCCGCAATCGCTGTACAGCGGCAGCCTCGGGATGATCTTCGATCACTCCGTGCTTGACGCCCGGCCCTATTCACTGACCGGCCAGGACACGCCGCGTCCAGACTTTAGCCGCATGCAAGGTCTGGCTTCCTTCGGTGGTCCGCTACGGATTCCCCGTCTTCTCCCGCGAAACGGACCCAATCTCACCCTGACCTACCAATGGACACGCAACAAAAACGTCTCGACCCAATCGAGCTTGGTGCCCACCCTCGACCAGCGCAACGGCATCTTCACCACACCCGTCCTCGACCCCACAACCGGGCTGCCTTTCATCAACAACACGGTCCCTATGAATCGCATCAGCCCGCAGGCCAAGGCGCTATTGCAGCTCTATCCTTTGCCGAACTTCGACAACACTGGCCGCTACAACTTCCAGACGGCGTTGGTGGGCGCAACACATCAGGACAATCTGCAGGCGCGCGGCACGCAGTCCATCAACCGCAAGAACCAGTTGGCTGGCAATGCCGCCTGGCAGAGCACGCGCAGCGACAGCACCAGTCTCTTCGGCTTCAACGACACCACCTCGATCAGCGGCCTCAATCTCGGCCTCAACTGGATTCATACTTTCCGCCCGCGCCTCTACTCGGTGGTGGGCGTGCAGTACAGCAGTCTGCGGACGGAGAACACGCCGTTCTTTAGCAATCGCACGAATGTTTCGGGCGCGGCGGGGATCTTGGGCAACAATCAGGACCCGGTGAATTGGGGGCCGCCGGCACTTACTTTTGCAGGCGGCATCGCGGCGCTCTCCGATGGCATCTACGCGTTGAATCGCAATCGCACCAGCGGTCTCTCGGGTGAATTGGGCTGGAGCCGTGGCCGCCACAATCTTGCCTTCGGCGGCAGCTTCCGCCAGCAACAGTTCAACATTCTTTCGCAGGAAGATCCGCGCGGCAGCTTTGCCTTTACAGGCGCCTCAGACTTTGCCGGCTTCCTCTTGGGTGTGCCAGCCACCAGCGCAATCGCCTTCGGCAACGCTGACAAGTATCTGCGCTCGAAACTCTTCGACGCCTTTGTGCGCGATGACTTCCGTGTGAATCCGGGGCTGACGCTCAACCTCGGTCTGCGCTGGGATTACAGCACCCCGATCTCTGAGATCTACGGACGACTGGTAAATCTGCAACTCAGTCCGGACTTCCGTTCCGCCACGCCCACTCTTGGCAACGGATTGCTGCGGCCCGATCGCAAGAACATCTCTCCGCGCCTCGGCCTCGCCTGGCGGCCCTTCGCCGCATCCTCTACGGTGATCCGCGCGGGCTACGGGATCTATTACGACACCTCGGTCTACCAACTCATCGCGACGCAGATGGCGCAACAGTCGCCGCTGTCCTACAGCCTGCGTGTGGCCAACAGCGCAGAGACACCACTCACACTGCGCAGTGGCTTTCTCGCCTCTGCAGCCACCACGCGCAACACCTTTGCTGTCGATCCGAATTTTCGCATCGGTTCCGCGCAGAACTGGTTTCTGACGGTGCAGCGCGATCTGCCTGGTAGTCTCGTCATGATCGCCAGCTATCTCGGCTCGAAGGGCAGCCACGCGCAACAACAGGTGTTGCCGAATACGGCTCCGGATGGAGCCACTGATCCCTGTCCCACTTGTCCGGCAGGCTTTGCCTATCTCAGCTCAAATGGCGGATCGAACCGCAACGCGGCCCAGTTGGAATTGCGCCGCCGTCTGCGTGCCGGCTTTACGGCAACGATGCAATACACCTATTCGAAATCGATCGACAACGCTGCATTGGGAGGCCGCAATCAGGGTGGTTCTCTGATCGCGCAGAACTGGCTGGACCTGGGAGCAGAGAGGGCCAAATCGAACTTCGACCAGCGGCACTTATTCAATCTGACTGGGCAGTACACCAGCGGCATGGGCAAGAGCGGCCTGATGAGCGGCTGGCGCGGCCGCCTCTTGAAGGAGTGGACTCTCGGCCAGCAACTGATCGTCGGAAGCGGCTTGCCGCTCACCCCGGTTTACTTCCGCGCTGTGCAGGGCACGGGCGTCACGGGAAGCATCCGGCCCGACTATACTGGCGCCGATGTCAGCGCTGCGCCCAGCGGCCTGTTCCTGAACCCCGCAGCCTATGTCGCTCCCGCTCCGGGGCGTTGGGGCAATGCCGGACGTAACTCCATCACCGGGCCTTCGCAGTTCTCCTGGAATGCCTCGCTCGGCCGCACCTTCCGCCTGCGCGGCGACCGCATTAGCCTCGACGGGAGAATGGATGCGACCAACCTGCTGAACCATCCTGTCTTTCCCAGTTGGAACACCATCACCACCAGTTCGCAATTCGGATTGCCCAATCCGGCCAATCCGATGCGCAGCATCCAAACCACCATGAGGCTCCGATTTTAG
- a CDS encoding VWA domain-containing protein encodes MTRRDLFSIPLAAMSLRAQEQPIFSSNTQLVVETVSVKDKKGNSISGLTAKDFTLTEDGKQQSIAFVEFQKLPDDPAPDAAYTASVAPVARLARTQIAAEKPGDIRYRDRRLLALYFDFSAMQPADQLRALSAAQNFVRKQMTTADLMAVMIYSSGAVQVLEDFTADRAKLLETLQTLLVGEEAETATNPGDASAVDSGAAFGQNDAEFNLFNTDRQLSALQTAATMLGRLSEKKSLLYFASGLRLNGADNQAQLNATINAAIRAGVSFWPIDARGLVATPPMGDATRGSTGGIGMYNGAAGGATMSNFQRSQDTLYALAADTGGKALIDSNDLGKGIEQAQKATNSYYLIGYYTSNPALDGKLRRVKITLNNGLIADLDYRQSFYAGKQFQKFTAADKERQLEDALMLGDPITELTIALEVNYFQLNRAEYFVPVAVKIPGSELARAKRGGAERTLIDFMGEIKEGQLTVANVRDKVELKLSGQTASELATHPITYDTGFTLLPGSYTLKILARDAETGRIGTYLRSFVIPNLNREDKRVPLSSVVLSGQSVDMQEALFNTKDKLKAQSLNPLVQGGQKMIPSVTRVFSRSREMQIYLQTYQQEPEIAKPMVGYVSFYQGAKKVFETAPIVGAEAAPGRLKMIPLLFRIPLGKMPPGEYNCQVTVLNPEAQRASFWQAPVMLIP; translated from the coding sequence ATGACCCGACGCGATCTGTTCTCCATTCCCCTGGCGGCGATGAGCCTGCGCGCCCAGGAACAACCCATCTTCAGCAGCAACACGCAGTTGGTCGTCGAAACAGTCTCGGTGAAGGATAAGAAGGGTAACTCAATCTCCGGCCTGACCGCTAAGGATTTCACGCTGACCGAAGACGGCAAGCAGCAAAGCATCGCCTTCGTCGAATTCCAAAAGCTGCCGGACGATCCCGCTCCCGACGCTGCCTATACGGCATCGGTAGCGCCGGTAGCGCGTCTGGCGCGGACTCAGATTGCTGCGGAGAAGCCCGGAGATATCCGCTATCGGGATCGCCGTCTCCTTGCGCTCTATTTTGACTTCTCGGCGATGCAGCCCGCCGATCAACTCCGCGCGCTGAGCGCGGCGCAGAACTTCGTCCGCAAGCAGATGACCACTGCGGATCTGATGGCGGTGATGATCTATTCGAGCGGCGCCGTGCAAGTGCTGGAAGACTTCACCGCAGACCGAGCGAAGCTTCTCGAGACGCTGCAGACGTTGCTTGTGGGCGAAGAAGCAGAGACAGCCACCAATCCGGGCGATGCAAGCGCTGTCGATAGCGGCGCAGCCTTTGGACAGAACGACGCTGAGTTCAACTTGTTCAATACAGACCGGCAACTGTCGGCGCTGCAGACGGCGGCCACCATGCTCGGACGCCTGAGCGAGAAAAAGTCGCTGCTCTACTTTGCCAGCGGCCTGCGTTTGAATGGTGCCGACAATCAGGCGCAGTTGAACGCGACGATCAACGCGGCCATCCGTGCGGGCGTTAGCTTCTGGCCAATCGATGCGCGCGGGCTGGTGGCGACTCCGCCGATGGGTGACGCAACGCGCGGCTCGACAGGTGGCATCGGGATGTACAACGGCGCGGCGGGAGGAGCGACGATGTCCAACTTCCAGCGTTCCCAAGATACCTTGTACGCGCTAGCTGCTGATACTGGTGGCAAGGCGCTGATCGATAGCAACGATCTGGGGAAGGGAATCGAGCAAGCGCAGAAGGCGACAAACAGCTATTACCTGATCGGCTACTACACCTCGAACCCGGCTCTCGACGGCAAGCTGCGGCGGGTCAAGATCACCCTCAATAATGGCCTGATCGCGGACCTCGATTACCGGCAAAGTTTCTACGCCGGCAAGCAGTTCCAGAAGTTCACCGCCGCTGATAAGGAGCGCCAACTGGAAGACGCCCTGATGTTGGGCGACCCGATCACGGAACTGACCATTGCGCTCGAGGTGAACTACTTCCAGTTGAACCGCGCCGAGTACTTTGTCCCGGTAGCGGTGAAGATTCCGGGTAGTGAATTGGCGCGCGCCAAGCGCGGCGGCGCCGAGCGGACTCTGATCGACTTCATGGGTGAAATCAAGGAGGGGCAGCTCACGGTTGCGAATGTGCGCGACAAGGTTGAGCTGAAGCTCAGTGGCCAGACGGCGAGCGAACTGGCCACCCACCCCATCACTTATGACACCGGCTTCACGCTGCTGCCCGGCAGCTACACGCTGAAGATCCTCGCACGGGATGCCGAGACCGGGCGCATCGGAACCTATCTGCGCAGCTTCGTGATTCCCAATCTGAATCGGGAAGACAAGCGGGTGCCGCTCAGTTCGGTCGTCTTGAGTGGCCAGTCGGTGGACATGCAAGAGGCGCTCTTCAATACCAAAGATAAGCTGAAGGCGCAAAGTCTGAATCCCCTTGTGCAGGGCGGGCAGAAAATGATTCCGAGTGTGACGCGCGTCTTCAGCCGCTCGCGTGAGATGCAGATTTACTTACAGACCTACCAGCAGGAGCCGGAGATAGCCAAGCCGATGGTGGGCTATGTCAGCTTCTACCAGGGGGCGAAGAAAGTCTTCGAGACTGCCCCCATCGTCGGCGCCGAAGCAGCGCCGGGACGCCTGAAAATGATTCCTTTGCTGTTTCGCATCCCACTCGGAAAAATGCCTCCGGGAGAGTACAACTGTCAGGTGACAGTGCTCAACCCGGAGGCGCAGAGAGCAAGTTTCTGGCAAGCGCCAGTGATGCTGATTCCTTAG